Proteins encoded in a region of the Shewanella polaris genome:
- the dnaA gene encoding chromosomal replication initiator protein DnaA, whose amino-acid sequence MAVSLWQQCIGRLQDELSAQQFSMWIRPLQAEMDGDTLVLYAPNRFVLDWVRDKYINIINQFFTEQMGSNAPMLRFDIGSRPSARPVAPAPVAAKPVNRQTKAQVGTTSFNTQAEPIINANHRSNINPTYQFDNFVEGKSNQLGKAAALQVSENPGGAYNPLFLYGGTGLGKTHLLHAVGNGIIKNNPNAKVVYMHSERFVQDMVKALQNNAIEEFKRYYRSVDALFIDDIQFFANKDRSQEEFFHTFNALLEGNHQIILTSDRYPKEIDGVEDRLKSRFGWGLTVAIEPPELETRVAILMRKAQESGINLPDEVAFFIAKRLRSNVRELEGALNRVIANANFTGRPITIDFVREALRDLLALQEKLVTIDNIQKTVAEYYKIKMADMLSKRRSRSVARPRQVAMALSKELTNQSLPEIGDAFGGRDHTTVLHACRKIAQLREESHDIKEDYANLIRTLSS is encoded by the coding sequence GTGGCGGTTTCACTTTGGCAACAATGTATCGGCAGACTGCAAGACGAGTTATCAGCGCAGCAGTTCAGTATGTGGATCCGTCCGTTACAGGCTGAAATGGATGGTGATACATTGGTTTTGTATGCGCCAAATCGTTTTGTGCTCGATTGGGTACGCGATAAATACATCAATATCATTAATCAATTTTTTACTGAACAAATGGGCAGTAATGCACCTATGTTACGTTTTGATATTGGTAGCCGTCCTTCTGCACGTCCTGTTGCACCCGCTCCAGTAGCTGCTAAGCCTGTTAATCGTCAAACAAAAGCCCAAGTAGGAACGACATCTTTTAATACTCAGGCCGAACCCATTATTAATGCCAATCACCGTAGCAATATTAATCCTACATACCAGTTCGATAACTTTGTTGAAGGTAAATCGAACCAATTAGGTAAAGCGGCGGCGTTACAAGTATCTGAAAACCCAGGTGGTGCTTATAATCCATTATTTTTATATGGTGGCACCGGTTTAGGTAAAACACATTTATTACATGCAGTTGGTAATGGAATTATTAAAAATAATCCCAATGCTAAAGTGGTGTACATGCATTCTGAACGATTTGTTCAGGACATGGTGAAAGCGTTACAAAATAATGCCATTGAAGAATTTAAGCGTTATTACCGCAGCGTAGATGCATTATTTATTGATGATATTCAATTTTTTGCCAATAAAGATCGTTCACAAGAAGAGTTTTTCCATACCTTTAATGCGTTACTTGAAGGCAATCATCAAATTATTTTAACTTCTGACCGTTATCCAAAAGAGATCGACGGGGTAGAAGATCGCTTGAAATCGCGTTTTGGTTGGGGTTTAACGGTTGCTATTGAGCCACCAGAGTTAGAAACCCGCGTGGCGATTTTAATGCGTAAGGCACAAGAAAGTGGCATTAATTTACCTGATGAAGTGGCATTCTTTATTGCCAAGCGTTTACGTTCAAACGTACGTGAATTAGAAGGTGCACTAAACCGTGTGATTGCCAATGCCAACTTTACTGGCCGTCCGATCACTATCGATTTTGTGCGTGAAGCATTAAGAGATCTCTTGGCACTGCAAGAAAAATTAGTCACTATAGATAATATTCAGAAAACGGTTGCTGAATACTACAAAATAAAAATGGCAGATATGCTGTCTAAGCGTCGCTCTCGTAGTGTCGCTAGACCTAGACAAGTGGCAATGGCGCTATCTAAAGAACTTACAAACCAAAGCTTACCGGAAATTGGTGATGCTTTTGGTGGTCGAGACCACACGACAGTCTTACATGCATGCCGTAAAATAGCGCAATTACGCGAAGAAAGTCATGACATTAAAGAAGATTATGCTAACTTGATTAGAACTTTGTCTTCGTAA